Proteins co-encoded in one Pseudomonadota bacterium genomic window:
- a CDS encoding HD domain-containing protein → MKKQIFVKDINRENIDVNDRFIVIKKDIFSSKNNTKYMSLRLKDRTGTIEGRVWERVDELNGLFEKNDIVHVQSRSRLYQERFQLNITDIRKVEEELLLEDMKEFFPESESGNERLKDEYFKLVSEIKNPYIVSLFTSFHGRKDMLERFFLFPASIGVHHMYIGGLLEHSLSIAKMGKLVVDIVGGDKDVIIAGSLLHDIGKIDEINIKGGFKYSDKGRLLGHIALGIVTLKGLIENVDGFPDYIADVLAHIIISHHGVEEWGSPKKPMCIEALMVHYLDNLDAKIMGVKEHMKENMEDEKWTEYHRLYESRFYKLPER, encoded by the coding sequence GTGAAGAAGCAAATATTTGTGAAGGACATCAACAGGGAGAATATTGATGTAAATGACCGGTTTATTGTTATTAAAAAAGACATATTCTCAAGCAAGAATAATACAAAGTATATGAGCTTAAGATTGAAAGACAGGACAGGCACCATAGAGGGAAGGGTCTGGGAGAGGGTGGACGAGCTGAATGGCCTTTTTGAAAAAAATGACATTGTTCATGTTCAGTCCAGGTCAAGACTGTATCAGGAAAGGTTTCAATTAAACATAACTGATATTAGAAAGGTTGAAGAAGAACTTTTACTGGAAGATATGAAAGAATTTTTCCCGGAGAGCGAAAGTGGAAATGAAAGATTGAAAGATGAATATTTCAAACTTGTCAGTGAAATAAAAAACCCCTATATTGTTTCACTTTTTACTTCCTTTCACGGCAGAAAGGATATGCTTGAAAGATTCTTTCTTTTCCCGGCATCCATTGGGGTTCATCATATGTACATTGGAGGGCTCCTCGAGCACTCCCTCTCGATAGCGAAAATGGGCAAGCTTGTTGTGGATATCGTAGGAGGCGATAAAGATGTCATCATAGCAGGCAGTCTGCTACATGATATTGGCAAGATAGACGAGATTAATATCAAAGGTGGATTTAAATATTCTGATAAAGGTAGGCTTCTCGGGCATATAGCACTTGGGATTGTGACACTAAAGGGGCTTATTGAAAATGTTGATGGATTTCCAGATTATATTGCTGATGTCCTTGCACACATAATTATCAGCCATCATGGGGTCGAGGAGTGGGGATCACCAAAAAAGCCCATGTGCATAGAGGCCCTAATGGTACACTACCTGGATAATCTTGATGCAAAAATTATGGGTGTGAAGGAACACATGAAAGAAAACATGGAAGATGAAAAATGGACAGAATACCACAGGCTATATGAATCCCGTTTTTATAAGCTTCCGGAAAGGTAG
- a CDS encoding RDD family protein: protein MKRAPIFFRFLALSIDLLMLSFFCVIAFIFAFAGYLSGIDEFALLNISVPFLIFLLSSSFIFLFYFTYLTMDGGMTVGKSIFRIKVVRRDGMEVDLFRSLLRSVFYVFSASICFIGFFMALFLKGKALHDIVADTQVIKGETL from the coding sequence ATGAAAAGGGCTCCAATTTTTTTCAGATTCCTTGCATTATCCATAGATTTGCTTATGCTCTCTTTTTTTTGTGTTATAGCCTTTATTTTTGCTTTCGCTGGTTACCTATCTGGTATTGATGAGTTCGCTCTCTTAAATATTTCCGTGCCTTTTCTTATTTTCCTTTTATCATCCTCCTTTATTTTCCTCTTTTACTTTACATATCTCACGATGGATGGAGGAATGACAGTAGGTAAAAGTATTTTCAGGATTAAAGTGGTAAGAAGGGATGGGATGGAGGTAGACCTTTTCAGGTCTTTGTTAAGAAGCGTCTTCTATGTGTTCTCTGCATCAATATGTTTTATTGGTTTTTTTATGGCCCTTTTCCTTAAAGGAAAGGCACTGCATGATATCGTAGCAGATACACAAGTAATAAAGGGGGAGACATTATGA
- the dprA gene encoding DNA-processing protein DprA, with protein sequence MEELTAIMALSRLKGLDAIQKKKVVDRHESIAQLFEGRIKHYNRDLKQKIKSFNEWGKIDKERAKLEKMGVNIITIKDSKYPKLLKNIPDAPIILYKKGRLKIGTDTIAIVGSRRATFEGMNLAEKIAHTLSSIGVTVVSGLARGIDSSAHKGALKEKGKTIGILGCGIDICYPSENMRLFEKMGEEGAILTEYSLGEKPLAFHFPERNRIIAGLSKGILVIEASKRSGSLITARLALEYGREVMAIPGSIFNEDYKGANTLIKEGAKLIDGIEDIITSCFPRLELKKEQNIDMDKDEDYIYSIIGFDKIHVDEVIEKSKMETKNVMAILTRLEMKEAIGSAPGGFYIRK encoded by the coding sequence ATGGAAGAACTTACAGCTATAATGGCACTCTCGAGGCTTAAGGGCTTAGATGCCATCCAGAAGAAAAAGGTAGTAGATAGACACGAAAGTATCGCCCAATTATTTGAAGGAAGAATTAAACATTATAATAGGGATCTGAAGCAGAAAATAAAATCATTCAATGAGTGGGGGAAAATAGATAAGGAGCGGGCAAAATTGGAGAAGATGGGGGTAAATATCATCACCATAAAGGATAGTAAATACCCAAAGTTATTAAAAAATATCCCTGACGCACCTATCATTCTTTACAAAAAGGGGCGTTTAAAAATCGGAACTGATACGATAGCCATAGTTGGCTCAAGGAGGGCAACATTCGAAGGTATGAATCTTGCGGAAAAAATAGCCCATACACTTTCTTCCATCGGAGTTACAGTTGTCAGTGGCCTTGCGAGGGGAATAGATTCGTCTGCCCACAAAGGGGCACTGAAGGAAAAAGGTAAGACCATTGGTATCCTGGGGTGTGGCATTGATATCTGTTACCCTTCAGAAAACATGAGGCTCTTTGAAAAGATGGGAGAAGAAGGGGCAATACTTACTGAATATAGTCTCGGCGAAAAACCTCTCGCCTTTCATTTCCCTGAGAGAAACAGGATTATAGCTGGCTTGTCAAAGGGCATTCTTGTAATTGAAGCCTCAAAGAGAAGTGGGTCACTGATAACCGCAAGGTTGGCCCTTGAATATGGGAGAGAGGTCATGGCAATACCGGGGAGCATTTTTAATGAGGACTATAAAGGGGCAAACACCCTTATTAAAGAAGGAGCAAAACTCATAGACGGTATTGAAGATATCATCACCAGCTGTTTCCCCCGTTTAGAGTTAAAAAAAGAGCAAAACATCGATATGGATAAAGATGAAGATTATATCTACTCAATCATAGGGTTTGACAAAATCCATGTAGATGAAGTAATAGAGAAGAGCAAAATGGAGACAAAAAATGTAATGGCAATACTTACAAGGCTTGAAATGAAAGAGGCAATTGGCAGTGCCCCCGGAGGATTTTATATAAGGAAATAA
- the thiL gene encoding thiamine-phosphate kinase yields the protein MELKENELIKRIRKFGKKTGRITRGIGDDGAVVEMPQGSYVFVQDALVEHIHFEFQFMDIYALGKKAVYVNVSDVLSMGATPLYFLVTIGIPDRMSYKDIDRLYIGMMQAAKEFNIILIGGDISEAKTDFFIDISMIGKLVTKRYLGRDKAKVGDFIGITGHLGESAYGLLLLKQGSKDKGSSRFIKRYTNPKPPYDVWKELIKNDTPNAMMDISDGLVIDLERMMLESKKGAKIFLERLPIPRAIIKKKREMLALSGGEDYQFLFTFPGNKLEIIEDMRTKGFPVSIIGEVVKGRGVKLFKRGKGKRLNTKGYEHFGVHP from the coding sequence ATGGAACTAAAGGAAAATGAACTCATAAAAAGAATCAGGAAGTTCGGGAAAAAAACGGGCAGAATTACAAGAGGGATCGGGGACGATGGGGCAGTTGTTGAAATGCCCCAGGGCTCCTATGTCTTTGTTCAGGATGCCCTCGTTGAGCATATCCACTTTGAATTTCAATTCATGGACATCTATGCCCTCGGTAAAAAGGCAGTATACGTGAACGTTTCAGATGTGCTCTCCATGGGGGCAACACCGCTCTATTTCCTCGTTACGATTGGTATACCGGATCGCATGTCTTACAAAGACATTGACAGGCTATATATAGGCATGATGCAGGCGGCAAAGGAATTTAATATAATCCTCATAGGAGGGGATATATCTGAGGCAAAAACTGATTTTTTCATCGATATTTCCATGATAGGCAAACTTGTAACAAAAAGGTATCTGGGCAGGGATAAAGCAAAGGTGGGAGATTTTATAGGGATTACAGGGCATCTCGGTGAAAGCGCTTACGGACTTTTACTTCTTAAACAGGGCAGCAAGGACAAGGGTTCAAGCAGATTTATCAAAAGATACACCAACCCCAAACCTCCGTATGATGTGTGGAAAGAACTGATAAAAAATGACACACCAAATGCAATGATGGATATAAGCGACGGGCTTGTTATTGACCTCGAACGAATGATGCTTGAAAGTAAAAAGGGTGCAAAAATATTTTTGGAGCGTTTACCCATACCGCGTGCTATAATAAAGAAAAAAAGAGAAATGCTCGCCCTTTCAGGAGGAGAGGATTATCAGTTTTTATTTACCTTTCCAGGGAACAAGCTTGAAATAATTGAAGATATGCGAACAAAGGGTTTCCCTGTTTCTATAATAGGAGAAGTAGTGAAAGGAAGGGGTGTAAAACTTTTTAAAAGGGGTAAGGGGAAAAGGTTGAATACAAAAGGTTATGAACATTTTGGGGTTCACCCGTGA
- a CDS encoding RsmE family RNA methyltransferase, whose translation MEIRRAFVDKLKIKNGMALLAGPMHKYIVSVLRKSIGERIDLIDGKGYLYRCVINNIKSKELYLQVLDVVHRPEEKRSKVMLCVSPIKGPRMDWLIEKATELGAERILPTIFKRTVVKFEDKEKGKYERWKRITIEASRQSGRFTIPEVIEPTPLRGILPYIENIENRWVFYEKERKNTIRNIISKHKEGEICVVIGPEGGIDELEVKWLKDNGFILCTLGESIFRTETTPLVILSIILYEYNKK comes from the coding sequence ATGGAAATTAGAAGGGCTTTTGTTGACAAACTCAAGATCAAGAACGGTATGGCACTTCTCGCAGGGCCAATGCACAAGTATATAGTCAGCGTGTTGAGAAAATCTATAGGAGAAAGGATAGATTTGATTGATGGAAAAGGATACCTGTATAGATGTGTAATAAATAATATAAAGAGTAAGGAGTTGTATTTACAGGTTTTAGATGTGGTACACCGTCCTGAAGAAAAAAGATCAAAGGTTATGCTTTGCGTAAGCCCGATAAAGGGCCCCCGTATGGACTGGCTTATTGAAAAGGCTACGGAGTTGGGTGCAGAAAGGATTCTCCCAACGATTTTCAAAAGGACTGTTGTTAAGTTTGAGGATAAGGAAAAAGGGAAGTATGAGAGATGGAAAAGGATTACCATTGAGGCATCCCGTCAATCAGGAAGATTCACTATCCCTGAAGTTATTGAGCCCACACCACTCAGAGGCATATTACCTTACATAGAAAATATTGAAAACCGGTGGGTCTTTTACGAGAAGGAAAGGAAAAACACAATCAGAAATATCATATCTAAACATAAAGAAGGGGAAATATGTGTAGTCATAGGTCCTGAAGGTGGGATCGATGAACTGGAGGTTAAGTGGCTGAAGGATAATGGTTTTATTCTCTGTACTCTGGGTGAAAGTATATTCAGGACAGAGACTACCCCTCTTGTGATACTGTCTATCATACTCTACGAATACAACAAAAAATGA